In Aphis gossypii isolate Hap1 unplaced genomic scaffold, ASM2018417v2 Contig00602, whole genome shotgun sequence, the sequence CACCTCTATTTTGGAAATTGCTGGAGCACAATACAAAACTCAAGCTGCAATATTACATATGGGAGAAAAAACGAGCTCTGGCCATTACATTGCATACCTGAGACAAAGAACTTCCAACTGGGTTTGCGCTGATGACACAACAGTTGCAGAAAAAAGATGGCCAAACAACAGCAAGGATGTATATGTTATCATTCTAAaaagaatgtaaaaatattttccaattggaaaaaaacaaaacataacacagctaaaaataaattataaatttaacctgTATACAATCTGACTGTTATTGGATTAAAAAAGGAACCGCCAACTATTcacttaggtacataataatatgtataagttgCCAGTCCCAAGCCTGGATAAAACATGTGAGGGCCtaaccttataataattgttattttttaacataagcaGAAacctagattttatttttatttaaataatattgaactatatattattatcttcacTTCTGACCTTAATACcttatactatgtatgtttGTATTCAATCCTCCAAATAcaaactacaattttaattgtgcGGTCTTAAGATTATCAACATTCATTATGTATTCGCCTAGgatcataacatattttaataacttatataatatcagttataCAGCAAAGCCTATCTTCCAGTGTTAAGTATTTAGATGACTTTAGCCTGTATAATAGATGTTATTttccatacataatttaaattgtttagaacattttattttgtaattttgtgccaagtatataattataatatacagtgactaaaaataaataatcagagtttatttaaatttatttattcataatacttcatattttacattgtacatttaacTATGATACAACTCGaatactaacaatttattgaatatattataatacattaaaggtaaaatgtaaatacttaaaaagccacttattatatatgtttaatgtttatactaatttattacattaaatttgttattttttacagattcaaaatatttaatcaatttaaggGTTGAAAGTATATGAATCTTTCAATTGCCTTCATTGGGTTTAACagtgcaaacatttttattagttgataTCGTTGATGTACTGTGAACTATGAatcttataaacaatttgtcaTTACTCAATGTGCTGTGTGCCTGTGTGATACAAAATTCTTACACAATTCTGTATCTATTGAACTTagaatttaagaaatttattaatccactgttatttttataaaatataaaaaaaaaatcttttatttaatggtttaatttgaattattaatattgtaaatagtcCATAGTAATCAGgtcaaatttatttggaaTACCACTGTACTAAAGTCTACCAGTTGagaaactaataacaattgtattatagtacacTGAGTATAACATCAGCTGAGCTTggttacactataatatgcatatttgatgataaaattcaGCCATTAGTAAtatctaaacaataaacaaaatacataattataagtaaatattaagtaatttaatgtgaTAGGCACTTATTAAACTTACATAATGAAatcttttaattcataaatacagatttttattgtttgttttattaattacttatttacttactaaaattacagaataaaaaatagaaatatcaaataattattaaaatataataactattaactattaaactaaatttaactattgaatatattaaaaatatatatattaaatagtaaacactagttaattactaataatgttgttgatttatttcctccaatttcataatttttttcaatttcatctagttatttttcctaaaacataaatgaagttatgatatttatttattggtattttaaaaccttttaaataaataattttataaacagtaatttattattattattattattttaagctattgtCTTACCATTAAGCTTTCTGCCATTACTTCAGATTTGGaaaatgagtttaaaaatagaagttaATTGACTCTGTCCGGTGATAGCCTGTTTCTTTTTTGTGAAATGACCTGTCCAGCTTCACTAAATAAGCGTTTACAAGAAATAGTGGCGTATTTGAGCCTTCACCTAGGGGGGGGGGGCGATATTAAGAGGAGTAAACCACCCCCaccaattaaaaacatttttttagacatataaaaaaacaaagcatttttattatttatttagcacttttattaaagaatttttatttacaaaacaaaatctatatttctttttttaagacTTGTGAATCGATCAATTACATCatcaacatttatttctatGGATCTATGGATGTTTAATAATGCCAACCCTGTAAGCTGATCCTGGCCCATTTTTGATCTCAGCCAAGTTTTTAACctattgacaaaataatataaagtagcaGATATGgcttttataagaatataaataataagaagtgGAAAAGCCAAAAAGTGGATTAAGTTAGTGGAAAATAACAAAGAGAGAATGTAACTACtattactaaaaactaaatacagaGCAATTAAGCATATGCCACATACCgaataatgaaaacatttgTTTCAAGGTTGTTAGTAAGGCTTTATACAGTCGAGTTACAATAACTCGAAAAACTTGacaacttgatttttttttattcctctAGAACCTAAATTCGAGTAAAATATCTCgactaatacatattttgaagtaaaatTGTATCCCGCTTCAATTTTGAGTTATCGCGACTTCACTGTAtatcaaatatgtaaatattattgctttttaattaatacatgcaTTCAAACCTTCTAAGAGTAGAGAAGCTGCGTTCAGCAGAAGCAACACTAATAGGCAGAGAAgcgattatatatattaatttgtgcACATTAGGGAATATAATAGAATTGCAGTTATCAATTGATAACAAAGCGTCTTGACAAAGTTCCTggcctgaaaaataaaatattcaacaaattatagaatatacctACAAGATAGATCTAGAAATGAATATTGATATTAGGTACCTTCATTTTTTACACCCTGCCATTTTGTTTTCCATAGTTCCAATTCTGTCTGTAGTTCCAATTTATCATCAAGTTCTGtttcattgaaattatataattttgtggcAGCctcaattatgtttttaaaatcttcaCTAGTAATATCTACAATGTATCGTGGAACTAACAGGCATAGATTCAATAACAACTTATTTTCTTTACTCAAGAAtcgtaattttaaatcttcaaTAACGCTATCAAGTAATGGTATATAAACAGAAACTCGATAATATTCTTCTGTTGTTTTTGCCGGATGGTTAGCACGGTtggtttgtttttttgataatctAGGCACTTTAACGTCAATATCCAATTCAATCATGAACTCTTCGCATTCTTTAAATATCTCTTCAAATATTGATTGGCAATTATTacgtttattttctaaatttgaaataatatcgtCAATACAGCTTTTAGCACATAACACATCATTATTTATGCCTTGAAGAATACGACTCATTGGAGCTgtcacacataaaatattcgaTAAACATTGAATCGCGATTATAAATTCACAACTGCACATAGCTGTTAATAAACTTTTAGCTTTAGATGAAGAGACAAGTTCATTCCATTCAGAAATTTTAGTTAAAGCATCAATCGTATAGGGCatagatttttgaaatatcataACACTGTCATGGCGTTCTATCCAGCGGGTCTCACATAAACTTTGTAAACGAGGCTGACCATCCAGGAcagtttttaagataaaatttcttttagaTGAACAATTGAAAAACTCTATTATTTCTTTCATTAATCCTACGCTGTTCCTAATACTTTGGACTGATGATGATTTTGAGATAGAGAGATTCAATGCATGATTTGCACATGGGCAATGGATAGCATTTTTGGCATATGATTGAATTTTTTGCACAGCTCCTCGCACTAACGATACCATAACTGAACAACCGTCTGTTCCAATGTCCACGCAGTATTTAAGatctaaatcaaatttttgtaataatgaaattactgTGTCACCCAAAACTTCACCATTTAATTTTGGTTCTAAGTTTTTTTCTGTAtctgtattgtaaatatatgcgTGACAATCGATAAACgcaataaaattttcttttacaaCTTTTATGTACGTATCGTATAACTAAACTCATTTGAGATGAATGACTAATGTCAGTAgtttcatcaaaaattatgGAATAGAATTTTGattcttttatttcttttaaaatgatttctgTTATAATTGTACTACAACAATCAATTAGTTCATTCTGAACAATAGGACTGATATATGTAGCTTTAGAATGTGTAGTTTTCAAATGCTTTTCTAGAATTGAATCCCCAGAATTGATTCGGTAATGTAGAAGTTCACGAAAGTTACCTTTGTTgactatagaatttttttcgagatcattttcaaaaaaattaccgTAATCACGGTGGCCCCGAAATGGAATATTCTGTcgacctaaaaatataatagactcCACAATAGGTTTCAAACGATTCCGGTTTTCTTCAACCTGTTTTTTTCTCTcagtatttatcaaatttaaaacttcctTTTTTGGATTATTAAAAGTAGTCATAAAATTATCTGCAACTTCAACACAAGCTACATGATAATGGTTTTTACTATGAACTTCTAGATCTCCGTCTTTACCTAGGAGCTTGGCATATTTTTGAAGGGGTTTAGAAACAAATTTGCATAattgaatagttttatatcGACCGCCTTTATCACTaaacaaaacacaatatttacaaaacaattcaGACATCTTTTTAGAATATGTCAACCACTTATAtttctcaaaataaattttacttaggtaccttttttcttttttgccTTTTTTGGAATGTATAGAAAATGgataaacaaaatcaatatcaGGTATATTACTTGATTTTATCAATACAGAACGGTCATGGTCAGTTATACTAATGTTAGattcttttaaaaagtttgctatatctaaattaaatgtgGTAGTGGCACTACCAGATGAAATACTAATAACTGGTGTATTCAGCGATGATGAACTTGCAGATGTCGGTGCGGTTATCTTTGTCATAGTGtcctttttcatttttttgctGTTATTGTCAGGACCATTGTCAACATCTTCTTTGCGTTTTAACCATTGACTCAATAAATTGGACATGGTAGTTAAaaggtaagattattattatttacctgtaACAGCAATTACAACAACTGGTGAATTGCCTCAAAAAACCTCAAATACGCCACTGACAAGAAACACTAGTTGCAACAACACTTAGGTACTTCTTGGCTAACAATGACACAGTTGGATAGacagtttaattttctttCCACTAGATAAGAGGATTTTGATCGTAAggaattttcgtttttaaatttttgtacgaGTTGATCGATTGGAGAATTAGGAATAATTGGATTTAACGTTTTATCATCttcttcatcatcatcattactGTCAACCATTAAGGATCGACATTTTTTTGGAGGAGGAGAGTCTTCTTCTTTAGATTCTATTTCCGATTCTGAGggtatataaaattcattttctttttcaacGTGCTCGGGTACCATTTTCTTCAGTTCAATTTCTAATTCTTTCCAgactatttgtttttgttcagTAGacagaaatttcaaatttcaataccTGGGATCGAATGCCGATGATTTAGACTCAACTAGACCCATcaattcttttctttttttgaggTCATTTGATATGAGTGTTTTGACTTCTGTTATGAAGTTTGAATCTGAGGTATGAActtgtacattatttaataagcttTTGATTAATCTATGTACTATTGATTCAGTAGTATAGTTTTCTCCGCCTAGTGTTTCAGTAACAACTTTAAAGGGTTCTAAAACGTCTATTaaatcattcatatttttaaaatcaccaGAAGCTACGAAccatttcttaatttttttgtttttagaaattacCGAATGAACcgaatttttgtgtttaaggATACTTTGTATCATATCAAATGTTGAGTTCCACCGTGTTACACAATCTTGAACaagtttacttttttttttcaccgaaTTTTTCTTGTTTGTCTTTAAGTTCTTTTTGAGCAGTTGAACTCCGGTTAAAATAGCcaacaatttttcttaatttattcattaattcatttactTCATTATGTCGGAGACCTGCATTGACTGAAAGCTTGTAAGAATTTGGTAGTTTGTTAGGCTACCAAAAGCTACCCACGACCGAAGGGGAACACTTCGGTCGTGACCTATGAGCCGCACCGCGTGTTAGCCCGAAGGCTAAGTCGGTGGAGCTCATAGGCTTTGTACACGCA encodes:
- the LOC126554785 gene encoding zinc finger MYM-type protein 1-like: MIELDIDVKVPRLSKKQTNRANHPAKTTEEYYRVSVYIPLLDSVIEDLKLRFLSKENKLLLNLCLLVPRYIVDITSEDFKNIIEAATKLYNFNETELDDKLELQTELELWKTKWQGVKNEGQELCQDALLSIDNCNSIIFPNVHKLIYIIASLPISVASAERSFSTLRRLKTWLRSKMGQDQLTGLALLNIHRSIEINVDDVIDRFTSLKKRNIDFVL